Genomic DNA from Candidatus Bathyarchaeota archaeon:
GCCGGGGAATTTAATGCATGAATTTATAATGTTAAACGGTTATTCATTACCATTGCGAAAGAGTAACGCACGGTCTGAGTAAACTTGAGGGTAGCCATGATTAGGACAACTCTGCATAGAGGCTCAGGTCAAGTTGTGCATATCCGTGAACTTTCAAAGAGGCTCCTCAGAAGAGGAGTTGACGTAAGAGTCTTCACATTTAAGGCGACGGAAGATATCTCACAGGTTGAAGTGGAGGCCGTTAGATTCAAAGGTTCAAACATACCTTTAATTAGGAACTTAGGATTCACGGCAAGATGCGGAATACTCATAAAAAGTTTCGACCTGATTCATACCCAGTATCACCCCGCAATAATTACAGGAAATTTAGTCCACGCATTGAGGGGGATACCTCACATATTTACATTCCATGGTTACGCCCCAATCCGGAGTTGGAGGAATCCAGTCCAGAAGTTAAAGATGATAGACCATACATTAGGGACCCTAATTGCCCTACGTTTAGGGGTGACAAGAGTCATAGCTGTGAGCCACTATTTGAAGAGGATACTTATGAAACGTTACAGGTTGGATGAATCGAGAATATCCGTCATCCATAATGGGGTTGACCTCGAAATGTTCAAGCCGAGAATGGACGTGGAAGATTTGAAAAAGAGGTATGGGATCTCAGACTCACCGTCAGTTCTATATCTTGGAAGAATGGACCCCTATAAGGGCGTTGATTATTTCCTAAGAGCTGCCCATATAGTCATTGAGCAAATTCCAAAAGCCAAATTTATTATTGCCGGAGGATCTAGATTTGACAGATTAAAGGTTCAGGATTATCTGACCTCCAGTAAGATTCGCAGATCAATAATAGTTACAGGATACTTGCCTGAAAGCGAAATTCCGCTACTATATTCTGCATGCGAAGTTTTCTGTTATCCGAGTATGTGGGAAGGTTTTGGCTTGACACCTGCAGAGGCCCAGGCGACAGCTAAACCGGTGGTGGCCTTCAACCACTGTGCTATACCCGAAGTTGTAAAGCATGGCGAGACAGGAATCCTTGTAGATCCTGGTGACTATAATGGTTTGGCTGAGGCCATAGTCAGGTTGCTGCGAGATCATGACCTCAGAAGAAGGATGGGTGAAGAGGGTAGAAGAAGGGTTGAGAGACTATTCAACTGGGACGAGGCTGCAGATAAGACTGTTGAAGTATACAGGCATGTCGCAGAATCTAGAAGGTAGTTCACATGGCCTTTGGCTTTGCTGTTCTGGATATGGATGGAACCTTACTATCAAAGAGGTCTATAGACATCATATGTGGAAGGTTTGGCTTGGCGAGGAGGCTAAAGGAGATAGACCGGAGATACATAGATGCGCCAAGATACTTGGTGACTGAGAAGATAAGTGAGCTCTTCGCTGGGATGAATTTAAATGATCTTATGGAGGCCTTCGACTCCATACCTCTCAACAATAATGTTGAAGAGTTTATAGCCTTCCTAAAGGATAGGGGTTTCATAGTAGCTGTGGCGACTGACAGCTACAAGTTTCTGGCAGACCTACTCAAGAGCAGAATGAGGTTAGACCTCACATACGGGAATATTTTAGACGTGAGCGGAAAAATCATTACGGGTAAAGTATCTAGCAAACTTGGGTGCCTGAAGATACTAGGATGTAAACAATACTCAGTATGTAAACTTCGAGTTTTGAACTCCCTTAAAAATGAATTTGGAGGGGTGAGTATCGCTGTAGGCGACGGAGACTCCGACTACTGCATGTTCAGAGGATCTGATATCTCAATAGCGTATAGGCCTAAGACAGAGAGATTGATGCACAATGCATCAACTACGGTCCAAGAATTCAGCGAAGCGATCAAATTTCTGAAGGCGAGGCTTTAAAGAGGCTAAAGATATGCATGATGTTGTTTGCCTCGGCTCATACAGTAGACTTGACATATCCAAATGCATTGATAGGAAACTTGAGACCTTCGTCAGTGATGAGGCTGATCTGAAGAGGCCCATACTCATATCTTTGGTGATACCTACAAAGATAGATGTTGGAAAGGCGACACGTGATCTCGAAATCGAAGTTTTGAAGAGAACTCTATCCGAATGCAGTAAACTGGTCGACCTGGGTTACATAGATGAGATAATTATAATAGACGGCTCCCTAGACGCGCAAGGTAGGATAGACTTCTCAACTCTGATAAAGGTCGTTGAGACGGCATATGAGGAGCTGGACCTCTTCAGAAGGCAGGTGGGTTTAATCAGGGAGAACCGTACAGAAGCCATGCATGCCAAGAGGGGATTCTTCGACTTCATTGTGAGGGTTATCCACCAGTTTGACCCAAACCTCTTCCATGTACTGAAGAGGCTGGGAGTTCAGGAGAAGACAGGTTTAATCGACTTCCCGCCTGGTAAGGGTGCAGCATTATGGTTGGCGGTACCCATCAGTGAAGGTGACATAGTATGTTTCCTGGATTCAGACATCATAAACTTTCAGAAAGAATTTGTAGTAGCTCTATGTAACCCTATTGTTGAAGGGTTGAATGGGAAGAGCGGAAGTGTCGTGATGACTAAAGCCTGTTATAACAGGCTTACATTCACTTATGAGACTCCTAAAGGAACATATACCCTTGGCGGCAGAGTTACCAGACTGTTCGCGATTCCCCTCCTGAAGGTCCTTACAGAAGAGTTTCCGGAGACCTTCAGAGGGCTCGGATCTTTGAGATACCCATTATCTGGGGAATTTGCCAGTAGGAGGGAACTTTTGGAGAGCATATTTTTTCCGAGCGATTACAGTATCGAATTCTCAATTCTGAACCAGTCTTTGAGGAGGATGAAACCTTCGGCGATAGCTCAAGTAGACCTTGAGACATTCTGCCATATAGGACAGACTGCGAGAGGCTTGGATGCTATGATAGCCCAGATCACAAACAGAATATTAAGAACCCTTGAGAATGACGGGGTGATCCTGAGTAAGCAGAGGAAGAGAGAAATAATATCGACATATAAGGAGTTGGCTCTATCCCTCATACCAAAATACTGGAGAATCTTCAGCAAACTCAAGAGGCAGATATCGCTGGCCGGGAGGTTACACTACTCAAAAAAGTTAGATATGCACAGGTTTAATAGATTCTACAGACACTTCAAACATAATTTTCTGCATGATCCGAAGCCTAAACAGCTAATCCTACCATCGTGGATGGAACTTGCATCTAACATAAACTATTTCACTTTGAGCTCGATACTCAGAAGGAGAAGTAACCAGAGTACATTCTCAAGATTGGTCAACGCAGGGCTGATTTAAAGAGGAAAGATTATTGGCGGCACTACCGCCTCTTTTCCTCTTCCTTGGTTCTTGCATACCCATGATCAAAAGCTTTCAGACTATTTAGCAACTCTCCAATGAGACTCCCATTTCAACATTCTCTGCAACATAAGCTGGCTCCTAAGAAATCCCCCGGCCAAAACGTTACCTATAACATCAAGTGAGACCGCGACTTTCATTTTACTACTATTGTATATGCTGTCAGCGATGTTCTAAATATTAGACGGCTAGCCAATTTATTTCCTATAAAAACCATTCAGAATGGTTCAGCGCAGGATCATAATTATAAACTGTAAGCGCCTTTCACAAACCTCTCTATATTCATATCAAATACTCGCTCAAGATCTTTCTGGAACTTTATGGATATTATGTCCTCAGGAGAGATTATGTATGCTCCAAGCGTATTCTCCCTCAACCATTTTGGCACCAGTTCCTCCTCAGGATTTGAGGGAACCTTTCTGATTTTCTTGAAATCCTTCAACCTTCCATGTGTAACATAGCAGGCCGTGTTTGCTAAGCTGCGAAATAGTGGTTTCTCTTTGAAGCTGGTTACTTGGGATGTTGAATAGTTAACTTTGCCTATACCATATTGAACCCTGAAACCTGAAGTATAGACTTGTGTAACCTCGAAACCGTAGTATGCCTTAAGCCATAGGTGGTGCCTGACGAGGCCCCTAAGATTCACCCTTAGGATATCTGAGGCATTGAAAATTATGGCTGGCTTATCAGGGTCTATTATGCCTTTCTCGATACCGTATTTGATGCAGCCTGCCCTTCCCAGAGGCTCAGGCTCCTCAACGTAAACTATTTTTATCTCCCTACCAAACCTTCGACTGAACTCCTTTCCCGTACCTACCCTCCTCCTTATCTTTGCAGCCCCATGCCTGACGCCTATTATGAAGTGAGAGACACCTCCAAGAATCATAGGCAGCATACTCCAGTAGATGAGAGGCTGCTTTGGGGAGCCTACTTCAATAAGAGGCTTTGGCTGCTCAATCGTTATGGGCCTCAACCTTAAACCTTCTCCACCAGCGCTGACTATTCCACACATCTCATCTATGAAAAGACTTACTTTCTCATCCACAATATGTCTAATATCCTCTGTCGCGGACTCCAACCTTCTAACGGACATCTTTATCAACCTTGAGACGTGTTAACATTATGGAATCTGAAATGGGTAGGTTTCAGATACGATCCTTCCAACATAGGGTTACCTACACAACTGCAACGTTCATAAATATACATTATGAGGTTTAACTTCACTTAAATATATGGATAGAACATTATTGTGAGAGAGACGTATTACAAGAAACATTTAAAGAGAGAATTTGCTTCATTCAAGGTGAAGAGCATGCCTGACCTTTACACAATCAGCCCACCGATTGCGCTCCTGCTAGTTTCTTTGGCTATCTGGAGCTTTTTCTGGAAGATCCCTGGATTGTGGTTTACAGCTAGGAGGGGAGAGAAGGTGTGGTTTATCGTAATATTTTTTGTAAACTTGGCGGGGATACTTGAGATTTACTACCTACACTCTAGAAAGTGTTGGCCTTTCAAAGGTAGTTAAGTTACTTGACCTTTATGATTGCTAATACTTTATGTTCAGCCTATAGATGTAAGAGTCCATCTACATATGATAATTCTGGAAGAGGGTACGTACGACGGCTGGGTTGAGGCTTTATCCTACAAGCGGTGAAAGGTCATTATAGCTCATGAGAAGATTAGTCAACCATCAGACTTAATATATCGGGAGAAGGAGCCTGTTCTATCATATGTAGATGATCTTCTGTTCTTCCCTGGAAATGAGTCTCACACCACCAGAACTGCGCCTACTATGAGAGTGCCGACGCCTCTAAGTGGCGGGTTAGGGTAATTCCAAACAAGTTTCCAACCTCGAATCTGAAGAATTCGTCTGAGAAGAGACGTGCAGAAAGATAATTTGAGGGAGTCACCCAGACTACAATCACATATTCACACAGCATTGAAGGGAGATGTTAAAGATCGGCCTATATACTGGTATATACAGATAGTGCCTAGGATACCGGTCATAGGTGGATTCGAGGCGGCTCAGGAAAATATATCAATCTAATCCTTCCAGAATATACAGTCAAATTGATGGGGAATTTGCGACCAATCAGAAACCGCATTCTAAATGAAGGATAAACCATATAATTGAAAGTGTTAATACTATAAAGTGCCAAATAACACTCTTCTAGATGCATATTTCAAATTTTAACAATCCAATCCAAGAAGCAGGACGTGTAAAATATTATAAACAAAACTTTCGCACAAACTAATAAGCCTACATTTTCACATCGTTAAAATCATAGAAACTTGTAAATATCTAACAGGTGCGATGCCAATAGGATGATCTAAGATGAATAGACAAAGATCTAATTGTCGATCCGATAAAGCCCCGATATACTATAAAAGAACAAGTGCTGAAAAACTAGAAAATATATCTAAGAGTTCTTTACTCGCTGCAATCACATCATATAACCTACCATAAGAAACATTAATAGGTACGAAAGATTCTATCGCATAGAATGCCAAAGAAGTAGAGGAAAATCTCTTGGATACTTCACATATTTTAAAAATTGATGATGAACACAAAATTATCTTCAATGATTTTCGAAATGTGAAATTGGATGAAAAAGCCGATTTGATTTTTGTAGATCCGCCTTTTGGAATTGGGTTTAAAGGAAATCTTCAAACTTATAATAGAACTCCTGATGCTCTATCCTATGTTGATGTGCCTAGAGATGAATATTCAGAATTTATTAGAGACCTTGCCGATTGGTCGTATAACAATCTTAAGAATTCCGGAAGCATGTGGTTACTCTCAGGATGGAATAATTTGAGGTTAGTCTTGGATGCTGTTGAAGAAGTAGGTTTCAAACAGGTCAATCATTGCATATGGAAGTATCAGTTTGGTGTTTTCACGCGGAGAAGATTCACAACCTCCCATTACCACCTCTTACTCCTGGTGAAAGATGAGGATAATTATGTTTTTAATAAACCTGAACATTACTCTGAGGATGTATGGTATATTAAGAGACCATACCACCGTGGCGAGAAGACTGCGGGCAATGAATTGCCAGAAGAACTGGTTGAGAGATGCGTAAAAACATCCTCTAACGAGGGAGACTTGGTTGTAGATCCATGTCTAGGCTCAGGAACCACAATGAAAGTAAGCATAAAAACTGGTAGGAGATGCATAGGCATCGAGATAAATTCAGCTCTTGAGGAACGTATAAAAACAAAGTTGAGCTCTGTCCTGTAAAGGGATACATAACGATGTGAACAGGCAATCCTCAAACATACAGATCACAGTCGCTTAGGTGGCGGGCCCGGTGGGATTCGAACCCACGATCTCCGGCTATCCTCCATTTGACCGAAGGCCAGCATCTTAATCCTGACTAGACCACGGGCCCAAACTATTCTAGAGGCACACCCTCACCCTTAAATCTTGCAAGTTTGATGCTCCATCCGGATGCCTAGCAGCTAAGAATATTTGAATGCGGTCTTCGGCTTCATATCGTGGTAATTTTTGAATGAACAGTGAATTTGTGTATAGGGGGTCATTGGAAAAGTTTAAGGGATGAATAGACATTTCTCCGAGTCTCCGGTAGAGGTTTGCGGATGGCGCTCTCAGACACTACTATAAGAAGGCTGGTTGCGGAGGGTAAGTTGAAGATAGATCCTTTCGATGAGGGAAACCTGAATCCTGCAGGTTACGATCTAAGATCTGCTGGGGAGGTTGTTCTAGAACCTGGCCAGCATGGGCTTACATCCACGTTGGAGTGGATTTCTCTTCCACCTGATCTTCTTGGAATATTGCATGTGAGGTCATCATTCGCTAGGGAAGGTCTGTTTGCAAGCTTGGCTTTGGTCGACCCAGGATTTAGGGGGCAATTGACCGTATCCATCTTCAACGCTGGTAAGGGTCTGTTGAGGATTGGTTGTAGGGAGCGTTTTATACAGTTGACTCTTGTTCAGCTCTCCGGTGAGGCTGAGAGGCCTTATGAGGGTAGGTATCAGGACAGTTCAGGGGTTATTGAGAGTAGGAGAGGTCTGAGGCTTCCCGTAAGCTTATGGAAAGAATTATACAGTTTAATGTTGAAATTATAGGGAGGGAAGGTTTCTTATTGGCAGGCTCGAGGATATATGATCTGAAGTATAAGTTGATGGTTACTGAACTCCTCAGTCTAGCCAAGAAGTATTACACTTACAGGGAGCTCTCGCAGCTTACGGGTTTGCCTGAGACTGTTCTGAGTAGGTATGTGAAGGGTCATGTCCTCCCGACGATAGATAGGGCCCATGAGATCAATAGTAAGCTTGAGGCGGTTATGAGGTTGGAGACTGAGATTCAACGTAGGATAAGGTTCGATGATCTTGGTTACTTTGACAATACTAAGGTGATATCTGACACTATGCTCCTTGAGAGGGCTGTTCAGCAGGCAGTCGACAAGTTTGCTGGGCAGAGGATAAACAAGATATTGACGCCTGAAACGGATGGTATACCGTTGGCGACGTTGATGGCTCATAGACTCTCTGTTCCATTGGTTGTGGCCAAGAAGAGTAGGGAGGTTGGTGTCGGAGAGTTCATAGAGGAACTTTACATACCTTCAAAGTCGGCTATGGTGATGTGTTTCTATGTTCCGAGGAGCATGTTCAGGAGGGGTGACTGCGTCTTGATAGTCGACGACGTTATAGATAGTGGGGAGACCCAGAGGGCCCTGATAAAGATCATCAGGAAGGCAAGAGCTGAGGTTACAGGGATCTATGCCCTGATGTCTATAGGTAAGGAGTGGAGGAAGAGAATAGAGGAAGTGGCAGGATGCATTGTGGAGGTTGCATATGAAGTTCCAATAAAGTCAAGGCATGAATGATTCATCGACCTATACCCTCCATAAATTTTGATAGGCTCTCTTGATCTGGACGGTGAATCACCCCCCTCTCAGTGATTATTGCGTCTACGAGGTTTATTGGGGTCAGGTCGAATGCTGGATTCAATACATCGACGCCCTTTGGAACGATCCTGACGTTCAGTATGTGAGTCACCTCCTTCGGATCTCTCTCCTCGATCTTAACCGATTCAGCTCTTCTTGAAGGATCGAAGGTTGAGATTGGGGCGGCGACATAGAATGGGATGTTGTGGTGTTTTGCAGCTATGGCTATCGTATATGTTCCAATCTTGTTGAAGACACCGTCTACGACTATTCTGTCGGCTCCCACTATGACCTTCCTGATCAGGCCTCTGGACATTGCGTAGCCGACCATACCGTCGGTTATCAATGTGACAGGTATCTTATCCATTAGAAGTTCGAAAGTGGTGAGTCTCGCACCTTGGAGTCTGGGCCTCGTCTCGGTCGCATACACTTTGACACTCTTACCTTGGCTGATAGAGGTTCGGATAGGTGCGAGGGCTGTTCCATAACCGACAGTCGCCAAGGCACCTGCATTACAGTGGGTGAGGACGGTATCTCCGTCAGATATCAATGTTGAACCATACTCGCCGATCCTCATGTTGGCTTGAACATCCTCCTCAGCCATTTGGATAGACCTCTTGACGATAGCCTCCTTCACCTCCTCAACCCCACCTGGAGATGCCCTCGCAACCTCCATGATCTCCGATATGGCCCAAAAGAGGTTCACAGCCGTAGGCCTCGTAGACTCGAGTAGGGCTGAGGCCGACTCAAGATCCACCAGAAGAGCATCCCTAGATTTTGCCCTGCTCCTATAAGCTGTTAGGGCGAGACCCATAGCGGCGGCTACACCTATGGCTGGGGCCCCTCGAACAACCATGGATTCGATGGCTCTGGCAACGTCTTTGACGGTCCTACATTTCACGTAGACGATTCTTCCAGGAAGTTTCGTCTGATCAACCATTGAGACGACGCCCCCACACCATTTTACAGTTCTTAAATTGAAGAATCTCCTCGTCATGGGTAAATTCACCTTCAAACGGCTCCGAACATCTCCAAACATATACTATTAAGAAGGTGTATAAGCACCCTAAATATGAGTATCTGCCTCCGAGAAATGTTATCGGTGAGGGAATGTTGATAGAGACCTTCGACGCATATTACCGTAATGGTACAGTATATATCCCATATGTTGAGGGTGCGACGGATCTTCTTGAGAGGGGTTTCGGAACCCTCAAAGGGAAGAAGCTCATCCTCTCACCATACGAATGTTTCTTCTTGAGAGAGAAGGGTCGGATAAGTGTCGTCGAGAAGGATACAGGTAGAAGCCTGAGCCTGAAAGAGCTAGTCAGAAGATATTCGAGGAAGAGGAGGGAGATATGGATAAAATATTTGGTTTACAGGGATTTGAGGGAGAGGGGATACATTGTCAGGGAAGCATCTAAGGTTGACTTCGAGATCCACGGAAAAGGCGCCGAGAGGAGACTGATATCGATAGTGTATGAGGGTGGTGAAGCAAACATTAAGGAGCTGGAGAGCCTCCAGCGATATGCAGCTGAGCAGAGGAAGGAGCTTGTTCTGGCGGTTATAGATAGGAGAACAGACCTGGTATACTATTCTGTTGAGGAGATGACTTTCAATAAGAATCAGGTCTGAGGGTTTCAGATTTGAGTGTTGAGAAGCATACATTCACCCCTCCAAGAGGCATGAAGGATATAGAGCCTGAAGAGATGGCTAGAAGAAACTGGATGTACCGAAAGATCTATGATGTTATGAGGCTCTACGGCTTCCAGATGGTTGAGCCTACCCCTATAGAGAACCTGGCTACATTGGAGGCGAAGGCTGGACCTGACATAAAGAATGAGATATACTGGTTTGAGGATAAGGCCGGTAGGAGGTTAGGGTTGAGGTTCGACCTCACCGTAGGAATGACGAGGATGGTGGCGAACAGGCTTGAACTGCCTGAGCCTATAAAGTTCTGCTCAATAGCTGGTATGTGGAGGTATGATGAACCACAATTTGCAAGATACAGAAACTTCCACCAGTGGGATGCGGAGATATATGGGTCGGAGAGTCAGGAGGCGGACGCAGAAGTCATCTCTCTAGGAATAGATATTCTGGAGAGTCTGGGTTTGAGAGAGTATGAGGTTAGAATAAGCAACAGGAAACTTACTGAGGGGTTTCTTAAGGAGAAAGGCTTGGAGGAGAAGGGGAAGATTGAGGATACTATAAGGGTTATGGATAAGATTGGTAAGATGCCTAGGGAAGATTTGAGGTTGGAGTTCATGAGGGTTGGGATGGATGAAAGATTGATAGATGATGTGATGGATTTCGCAGGTTTGAAGGGTCGACCTGACGATGTGCTGGCGCAGATACCGAAGATGAAGAGTGTGGAGGGTCAGAGGGGGCTTGAGGAACTCTCGAATCTGACTGAGGCCCTGGAGGCTTTCAGAAAGATAGACCGTTGCATAATAGATTTGGGAATAGTGAGGGGGATAGGATACTATGACGGAATAGTCTTCGAAGCCTACGATAGGGGAGGGGAGGATATAGGGGCGATATTTGCAGGTGGAAGATACGACGGGTTATGCAGGGTTTACGGTAAGAGAGATATGCCGGCTACAGGAGTTGCGGGTGGTGTGGAGAGACTCATCATATCGATGGAGAGGAACAGGCTCTTCCCAAGTTTAAGATTTAACCCTGAAGTCTTCGTAGCCGCAGTCAACGACCAGGTGAGGAGAACATGTATAGATGTGACGGTGAAGTTGAGGGTCAGGGGTGTACCGGCCATATTCGACCTTAAAGGTCGAACACTAAAGAAGCAACTCGAATATGTAGACTCGACAGGCATACCATACGTTCTGATTGTTGGCCCGAAAGAGTTTGAGGTGGGGAGGGTGAGGCTCAGAGACATGGTGAATAGGAGGGAGGATGAGCTCGGCTTGGAGGAGGCTTTCAATAAACTCGTCGATTCATGCTCAATATTTGGGGGAAACAGTTGAAAGATGGTGAATAGATGGTTTAAAGAGGTTTTGATGTTGAAAATTTATAGATTGAGATGTTTGGATGTTATTATTATGAAGTTTGGTCTGGATTCAAGCGTTTTCTTCAAAAGAGTATGTGTGTGAGTTGAGCTGAGACCCCCCACCCCCCTACCCCCCCTTTGGGGGTTTCAATATTTAAGCCTGAAGATTGGCAGGTGGTGTTGCAAAAATTTATTTCCAGAGAGCGAGTAATGGACCTAACCTGGATCTTTGATAGGTGTTGAAGTTGCAAGTCTCACCAAACCTCAAACATGAGGTAAGACTCTTCCTGAGAAGTTATGTAGGCTACTTGGAAGGGACGAAGATAAATGACCTCTACATATCCCTCGTAGAAAAATCAAGAGACCTAGACGAGCTCGATAGAAACGTTGAAAGAGCTTTAGCAGAGGCTGAGGAGAACGGGATGGCGAGGAATGCTGAAACCTTGAAAAGCTTACATGAAAATATGAAGAACAACTATTTCAAGTCGTATCTTAAGAGATGAATAGACCATCGACCCCTCAGGCTCGAAACAGCTTTTGAGAATATGGCTGTCTAAGGATTCATATATCGTTTATATAGTTTCTCCTGTAATTATTCAATTGTAATCGGGTAAACAAATAATACCGATCATCCCGAATATCGAGCATGATTTAACTATGGAGACTGCGTTCACCATGGAAACTTCTTTAAAGGTAAGAGAATAGGGGTTGTTGGGAAATGGCGTTTAGAATAAGGAGGAAAAGTGGAACCAAGACGAGCAGTTTTGGGGTAAAGGGCAGGGAAGCCCACGATTCCTCCATTTTTTACTCTAGGAAGCTTTACGGTGAATGCAAACTGCCTAAGCCTAGCCATGAGGATTTGATTGAAAGAAGTATTCCAAATGAACTTTTAGACCAGGTGTTGTTGGGTGATGCAAGAGAGATCTTAAAGAAGTTTCCATCTAACTGTATGCATTTGATGGTGACATCTCCACCGTATAATGTTGGGAAAGAATATGATGAGGATTTGACACTTTCCGAGTACCTTGACTTTTTGGGTCATGTCATGGAAGAGGTCCATAGAGTGTTAGTTTGGGGTGGAAGGGTTTGCTTCAATGTTGCCAATCTTGG
This window encodes:
- a CDS encoding site-specific DNA-methyltransferase, which produces MDTSHILKIDDEHKIIFNDFRNVKLDEKADLIFVDPPFGIGFKGNLQTYNRTPDALSYVDVPRDEYSEFIRDLADWSYNNLKNSGSMWLLSGWNNLRLVLDAVEEVGFKQVNHCIWKYQFGVFTRRRFTTSHYHLLLLVKDEDNYVFNKPEHYSEDVWYIKRPYHRGEKTAGNELPEELVERCVKTSSNEGDLVVDPCLGSGTTMKVSIKTGRRCIGIEINSALEERIKTKLSSVL
- a CDS encoding glycosyltransferase family 4 protein; protein product: MIRTTLHRGSGQVVHIRELSKRLLRRGVDVRVFTFKATEDISQVEVEAVRFKGSNIPLIRNLGFTARCGILIKSFDLIHTQYHPAIITGNLVHALRGIPHIFTFHGYAPIRSWRNPVQKLKMIDHTLGTLIALRLGVTRVIAVSHYLKRILMKRYRLDESRISVIHNGVDLEMFKPRMDVEDLKKRYGISDSPSVLYLGRMDPYKGVDYFLRAAHIVIEQIPKAKFIIAGGSRFDRLKVQDYLTSSKIRRSIIVTGYLPESEIPLLYSACEVFCYPSMWEGFGLTPAEAQATAKPVVAFNHCAIPEVVKHGETGILVDPGDYNGLAEAIVRLLRDHDLRRRMGEEGRRRVERLFNWDEAADKTVEVYRHVAESRR
- a CDS encoding HAD family phosphatase — translated: MAFGFAVLDMDGTLLSKRSIDIICGRFGLARRLKEIDRRYIDAPRYLVTEKISELFAGMNLNDLMEAFDSIPLNNNVEEFIAFLKDRGFIVAVATDSYKFLADLLKSRMRLDLTYGNILDVSGKIITGKVSSKLGCLKILGCKQYSVCKLRVLNSLKNEFGGVSIAVGDGDSDYCMFRGSDISIAYRPKTERLMHNASTTVQEFSEAIKFLKARL
- a CDS encoding tRNA-intron lyase — encoded protein: MYKHPKYEYLPPRNVIGEGMLIETFDAYYRNGTVYIPYVEGATDLLERGFGTLKGKKLILSPYECFFLREKGRISVVEKDTGRSLSLKELVRRYSRKRREIWIKYLVYRDLRERGYIVREASKVDFEIHGKGAERRLISIVYEGGEANIKELESLQRYAAEQRKELVLAVIDRRTDLVYYSVEEMTFNKNQV
- the dcd gene encoding dCTP deaminase: MALSDTTIRRLVAEGKLKIDPFDEGNLNPAGYDLRSAGEVVLEPGQHGLTSTLEWISLPPDLLGILHVRSSFAREGLFASLALVDPGFRGQLTVSIFNAGKGLLRIGCRERFIQLTLVQLSGEAERPYEGRYQDSSGVIESRRGLRLPVSLWKELYSLMLKL
- a CDS encoding adenine phosphoribosyltransferase, whose amino-acid sequence is MAGSRIYDLKYKLMVTELLSLAKKYYTYRELSQLTGLPETVLSRYVKGHVLPTIDRAHEINSKLEAVMRLETEIQRRIRFDDLGYFDNTKVISDTMLLERAVQQAVDKFAGQRINKILTPETDGIPLATLMAHRLSVPLVVAKKSREVGVGEFIEELYIPSKSAMVMCFYVPRSMFRRGDCVLIVDDVIDSGETQRALIKIIRKARAEVTGIYALMSIGKEWRKRIEEVAGCIVEVAYEVPIKSRHE
- the mtnA gene encoding S-methyl-5-thioribose-1-phosphate isomerase, with the translated sequence MTRRFFNLRTVKWCGGVVSMVDQTKLPGRIVYVKCRTVKDVARAIESMVVRGAPAIGVAAAMGLALTAYRSRAKSRDALLVDLESASALLESTRPTAVNLFWAISEIMEVARASPGGVEEVKEAIVKRSIQMAEEDVQANMRIGEYGSTLISDGDTVLTHCNAGALATVGYGTALAPIRTSISQGKSVKVYATETRPRLQGARLTTFELLMDKIPVTLITDGMVGYAMSRGLIRKVIVGADRIVVDGVFNKIGTYTIAIAAKHHNIPFYVAAPISTFDPSRRAESVKIEERDPKEVTHILNVRIVPKGVDVLNPAFDLTPINLVDAIITERGVIHRPDQESLSKFMEGIGR
- a CDS encoding histidine--tRNA ligase — its product is MSVEKHTFTPPRGMKDIEPEEMARRNWMYRKIYDVMRLYGFQMVEPTPIENLATLEAKAGPDIKNEIYWFEDKAGRRLGLRFDLTVGMTRMVANRLELPEPIKFCSIAGMWRYDEPQFARYRNFHQWDAEIYGSESQEADAEVISLGIDILESLGLREYEVRISNRKLTEGFLKEKGLEEKGKIEDTIRVMDKIGKMPREDLRLEFMRVGMDERLIDDVMDFAGLKGRPDDVLAQIPKMKSVEGQRGLEELSNLTEALEAFRKIDRCIIDLGIVRGIGYYDGIVFEAYDRGGEDIGAIFAGGRYDGLCRVYGKRDMPATGVAGGVERLIISMERNRLFPSLRFNPEVFVAAVNDQVRRTCIDVTVKLRVRGVPAIFDLKGRTLKKQLEYVDSTGIPYVLIVGPKEFEVGRVRLRDMVNRREDELGLEEAFNKLVDSCSIFGGNS